From Alteromonas sp. BL110:
TCTTTCTGCCTATTCTCTTTTCTTAAAAAACAATTATTGCTTAATCCGTATTCACGACGCAAAAAAAAGCCCCATGTTTGACACATCAAACATGGGGCTTTAATTATCGTAGCTCACGTGTGCTACTTAAGGTAAGTGGATTACCAAATTTTCACGCGTTCTTCTGGCGGCAGGTACAATGCATCGTCTTCGGTTACGTTAAACGCTTCGTAGAATTCTGGTACGTTGCGCACAGCGCCGTTGGTACGGAACTTAGTAGGAGAGTGCGTATCGGTCTGCACCTGGCTGCGCAGTGCTTCCTCACGGTATTTACTCGCCCAAACCTGACCATAACCGATAAATACACGCTGGTCGCCAGTAAAGCCATCTAGTTCAGGGGCTTCTTTACCATCAAGAGACAAGTGGTAAGCTTTAAGCGCAATACTAATACCGCCCAGGTCACCAATGTTTTCACCTAGGGTATATTCGCCGTTTACGTGTAAATCAGGCAGAACCTCAAACTGGTTATACTGTTCAATCAAGTTTGCAGTACGTGCTTCAAACTCGTTGCGATCTTCATCGGTCCACCAGTTTCTTAGTACACCATCACCGTCAAAGGTTGAGCCTGAATCATCGAATCCGTGACCTATTTCGTGTCCGATTACTGCGCCAATACCACCGTAGTTCACCGCGTCTTCTGCATTCATATCAAAAAATGGGGGCTGAAGGATAGCTGCAGGGAACACAATTTCGTTAAGCGGTGGATTGTAGTAAGCATTAACGGTTTGTGGGGTCATGCCCCACTCGTGGGTCCACACTGGGCCGCCTTGTTTCTTCAGCATCTCTTCATATAGCACGTCAGAAGAGCGCTTAAGGTTACCGAATAAGTCGCTGGCGTTAACCGTTAGTGCTGAATAATCTCGCCACTGATCTGGATAACCAATTTTCACGGTAAACTTAGACAGTTTGTCTAGCGCTTGCGCACGAGTTTCGTCCGTCATCCAGTCTAGGTTTTCAATACTTTCTTTGTAAGCTAACAGCAGGTTATTAACCATTTCCATCATGCGATCTTTCGCTTCTGGCGGAAAATGCTGTTTTACATAAACTTTACCGATAAGCTCGCCAACGTGAGCGTTCGAAAGACTCACTGCTCGACGCCACTGTGGCTGCTGCTCTTCTACGCCGCGAAGCACTTTGCTGTAGAAATTGAAGTTTGCCTCATCAAGCTCGGCATTTAATTGACTGGCTGAAGCATTTAAAACGCCCCATTTAAGAAACGTCTTCCAGTCTTCTAGCGAGGTTTCGGCTATAACGCCATCAATGTTTTGCATATAGTCTTTTTGCAAAATGCCTAGTGAAGGAATTTCACTGATGTCAGCTTCAGCAAGATAGGCATCCCAGTTAAACTTAGGCATCAATGCTTTAAGTTCTTCAATCGAAAGCTTGTTATAGTTTGCGGCAAAGTTACGGGCCTGCTCTTTCTTCATGTGCAATTGAGCAATTTTAGTCTCAAGCTTGAAAAGCATATCGGCACTTTCTTTTGGTGCTTCGAAACCCGCGAGTTCAAACATAGTTTGAATATGCTTAACGTAAGCGTCACGAATGGTTTGTGACGTTTCGTCGTCTTTAAAATAGTACTCGCGCTCAGGCAGCCCAAGACCGGCTTGCCATGTGTACATCAGATATTCTTTTGGCGACTTAAGATCAGGGTATTGTGTTAGGCTAAATGGTGTACC
This genomic window contains:
- a CDS encoding M13 family metallopeptidase, which encodes MLRSVLSLSVALALTACSPQNSSTEQQNQSAATEEAQQQLSSGVIKENMDLSVDPGDDFFRYVNGNWFDNFEIPADKSSYGSFVILRDEAQDHVMDIIKSSAEGDFKAGSDEQKVGDFYRAYMDMETRNKLGVTPIKPELSKIEAIEDYTDLAEYFAYAARYGYGTPFSLTQYPDLKSPKEYLMYTWQAGLGLPEREYYFKDDETSQTIRDAYVKHIQTMFELAGFEAPKESADMLFKLETKIAQLHMKKEQARNFAANYNKLSIEELKALMPKFNWDAYLAEADISEIPSLGILQKDYMQNIDGVIAETSLEDWKTFLKWGVLNASASQLNAELDEANFNFYSKVLRGVEEQQPQWRRAVSLSNAHVGELIGKVYVKQHFPPEAKDRMMEMVNNLLLAYKESIENLDWMTDETRAQALDKLSKFTVKIGYPDQWRDYSALTVNASDLFGNLKRSSDVLYEEMLKKQGGPVWTHEWGMTPQTVNAYYNPPLNEIVFPAAILQPPFFDMNAEDAVNYGGIGAVIGHEIGHGFDDSGSTFDGDGVLRNWWTDEDRNEFEARTANLIEQYNQFEVLPDLHVNGEYTLGENIGDLGGISIALKAYHLSLDGKEAPELDGFTGDQRVFIGYGQVWASKYREEALRSQVQTDTHSPTKFRTNGAVRNVPEFYEAFNVTEDDALYLPPEERVKIW